In the genome of Bradyrhizobium sp. CB3481, the window GAGGCAGACAGCAATCGTACGTTTCATCGTATAAATCCCCATTGAAAAGCGCAGGTTCATTAGTCGCGCCAGCGCCAGAACGGTTTCATGGATGGATCGAAAATATTGGCCGTTATACTTGGCGCCTTCCCGGCGGAGCCGACCGATAGCACCTAACCGCTGAGGGGGACAACCACCGGACGTGGCGGCCATTTTCTCAGGGGAAGCTGTCGGGATTGTGATTTTCGGGCAGGTTCCTGCGTGTTGTGCACGACTGCCCGGTTGTCGCAGTGTTGCACCAGAATCCGAACGGACGATTTGGCGCGGTGCGCAGGGAGCAGACGACATGACTTTTCGACCAGGGGCGCCGCTGCGCCTCGCCACCATGCTTTTGATCCTGAGCTGCCCCCTTGCGGCCCGCGCCGAAGACCCGGCGCCGCAGCCTTCGGCGACGGCCTCGCCATCTCCTCCCGGTCAGAAGGGCGGACCGGCGCGCGGGACCTCGGCAGCTCCGACGCCCACAGCCGATCAGCATCGCCTGCCGCCCGATTCCACCACCAAGCACGCGTTGGCGCTGCCCGGCCGCACGCTCAACTTCACCGCCACCGCAGGTTCGATCCGGCTGTTCGACGACAAGGGTGAGCCGCAGGCCGACATCGTCTATACGTCCTACCAGCTCGACGGCGGCAACCGCGAGGGCCGCCCGGTGACGTTCTTCTTCAATGGCGGCCCCGGCGCGTCCTCGGCCTGGCTGCAGTTCGGCGATGCCGGGCCATGGCGCGTGTCGATCGGGGGCGAGGGCGCGGTGTCGTCGGCGACACCTGATCTGTTGCCTAATGCCGAGACCTGGCTCGACTTCACCGATCTCGTCTTCATCGATCCCGTCGGCACCGGCTATAGCCGCTTCGTTGCGTCAGGGGATGACGCACGCAAGCGCTTCTATTCCGTCGATGGTGACGTCAGCGCGGTCGCGCTGGTGATCCGGCGATGGCTGGAGAAATACGATCGCCTGCTGTCGCCGAAATTCGTCGTTGGCGAAAGCTATGGTGGCATCCGCGGCCCGAAAGTGGTGCGCAACCTGCAGACCCAGCAGGGCGTCGGCGTGCGCGGGCTGATCCTGGTTTCACCGCTGTTCGATTATCGCGATTTTTCCGGCTCGAGCATCCTGCAATACATGTACACGCTGCCGAGCATGGCGGCGGTGGCGCGCGAGGCGAAGGGAGAAGCCAAGGTGACGCGCGCCGATCTCGCCGACGTCGAGCAATACGCGCAAGGCGAGTTTCTGAGCGACCTCATCAAGGGACAGGCGGACAGCGTGGCGTCGACGCGGCTCGCCGACAAGGTGGCGTCATTGACCGGCATCGATCAGCCGGTGAGCCGCCGGCTTGCGGGGCGGTTCGAAGTCGGCGAATTCCGCCGCGAATTCGATCGCCGCAACGGCCGCGTCACAGGGCGCTACGATGCCTCGGTGTCCGGCTTCGATCCTTATCCGGATTCGAGCTACTGGCATTTCGGCGATCCGTCCGGCGACAGCCTGATGGCGCCGCTGACGAGCGCGGCCGTCGACCTCACCACGCGCAAGCTGAACTGGCGTCCGGACGGCTCGTATCATCTGCTCAACGAGGCCGTGTACAAGGCCTGGGATTTCGGCCGCGGACCGGCCGAGTCGATCTCGCAGCTTCGCCAGATCCTCGCGCTCGATCCGAACATGAAACTGCTGGTCGGCCACGGGCTCTTCGATCTCGCCACGCCGTATTTTGCCTCGAAGGTGATGCTCGACCAGTTGCCGGCCTATGCAAGGTCGGACCGCGTCAAGCTCGTCGTCTATCCCGGCGGCCACATGTTCTATTCGCGCGACGCCACGCGTCAGGCTTTTCGCGCGGAAGTCGAGGAGGCGATGAAGTGAGGCAAAAGAAAAGCGGCGCAGTCTGAAGACTGCGCCGGTTGTTATCTCCGTCATTGCGAGCGAAGCGAAGCAATCCACATCGCGGCATAACGGATAGATGGATTGCTTCGTCGCTGCGCTCCTCGCAATGACGCGGAGAGACTAACGCCTCAGTAGACCAGTCCCGTGCCCGGCGGCTTTTCAAGCGCAGCCGCCAGCGAGCGATATTCTTCGCTCGAGGTGCCCGCGAGCTGCGCTATCTTGTTCAGGTGATATTGCGCCTGATCGCGGTTGCCCTGCTCGACCTGCCACAGGCCATAATACTGCCAGGTCTTGACGTGGGTCGGATCGGCCTTGAGCGCGCGCTCGTACCACACTTGCGAAACCTTGTAGTCGCCGAGCTGGCGATAGGAGTAGCCAATCAGGTTGGCGACGGCGGCGGTGTCGTCACGGCCGAGCGCCTTGAGCTGCGCGATCGCCGAAGCATAGTCGTGGCGCTCGTAAATCGCGGCATAGGCGGCGCGATAGCCGTCGGCGAATGCGGTCTGTTCGCTGCCCGGACGCGCTTCGGATTTCTTTTTCTTCTTGTCCGGCGGCGGCGGATCGTTGTCGGGTGCTGCGTAGACGGCGGTCACGACAGGAGCTGCCGCAAGCGTGAGTGACAACATTGCGAGAGTCAAAAGTCTGATCGCGAATTTGTTCATGCAAGTCTCCTGATGCCGGTTCGGCGATCCTACACCGAAGGCCGTTGGTTGGAACCCCTGGCGCCCAAGAACATTCCCGAGAACATTCCAAAGAACCTTCCCCGCGCCCTTCACCTCGATTTCGCCAATTTTCATCGGCGTCCCGTGATCAAGCGGACATGATGAAGATGTCATTCAGATGAACGAACGCTTCAGGAGGGGTTCAGTGCGGGGCCGCTAGCGTCGCCTGCATGATCGGCGAGCCCGGCTATCAACCGGAAAATGCCCGCAGGTCTCTCATGGGGCGGGACACAGAGACAGAAAGAGGAAGACAACCATGCTCAAGACCATTTCCGCAGCGCTCGTTGCCGTTTCCGTTCTCGCCGCACCCGCACTTGCAGGTACCGCGGGTAAGACTGCACAGGCCCCGGCGAACAAGACCACGCAAATTCCTGCGGACAAGGCCGCACAGGCTCCAGCCGTCAAGACGGAGCAGGGCAAGGCGCTGAATGCCAACGCCAAGATGGACCGCCATCACAAGCAAATGAGTGCGCACAAGGTGAAAGGAAAATCACACGCTGCCGCCAAGCACGTGAAGCCCGCCGCAAAGCGTAGCTGAATCTGATTCGCCGGCGCGCGTTTTCGCCCCCATTGCCCCAGCGCCGGCGAATATCAGGCCAGCCCACGCGCCATTTGCTTCGCTAATGGCGGTGGGCTGGCGCTGCTCAATTTTTCGCGAGTGGTGCGAAGAGATAACCGAGTTGCGAATTCCAATCTTGCGCCAAGCAGTCTAAGAGACGGCGAATTGGAGGCAGGGGAAGACTTCGCTTGGGGCGTTCAGTCAAAATTGCGATGATCGTATTGCTGCCGGCCACGCTTTCGGCATGCGCCGCCGTTGATGAAAGCAAGCCGATCACGTTCACCGAGGATCGCGGCGTTTCCAGCCAGCCGTTTCCGAAGAATTACCGCACCGAAGTGCAGTCATTCCTGCGGACCTATCTCAACGATCCCGTCGGCGTGCGCGACGCCGTTATGGCCGAACCGGTCGAGCGCGTGATCGGAGGACGGCAGCGCTATGTCGCCTGTGTCAGGTTCTCGGCCCGCGAATCCGATGGCGGCTACCGCGAGCCGCACGAGCGCGCCATTCTGTTTGTCGATGGCCGGCTCGATCGCATCGTTGAAAACGCCGCTGAGCCTTGTGCAGGCCTAGCCTACGCGCCATTTCCGGAACTGGAGAAGATGACGCGCTAGCGTTCAGGCGCGTCACATTCAGAAGGCGACGAGATCTGATCGGCCGGTGCATCCGGCAGATCCTTTCCAATGTGATTGCCCGCTCGCTCTACACGAGAGTGTGATGGGGCATATCGCATGCGATTAAATCGGATGGATTGACGGCGGGCGATCCGGCAATTATACCGCATGCGATCTAATCGTATAAGATAAATGTGGAGAGAGCCATGTCCCAGCCCGCTAACCCTGATCGCCGCCGTTTGCTTGGCGCTGCCGCCCTGGCGCTTGTGGCAGGGCCGTTCCTTTCGGGCGGCCGCCTGTTTGCGCAGTCCGGCGCGGTCAAGCCGGGCTCCCACACCTCGTTTGGCACCCTGAAACAGGTCGAGGCCGGCGTCCTCAATGTCGGCTATGCCGAGGCCGGACCTGCCGAGGGTCCCGCCGTCATTCTTCTGCACGGCTGGCCGTACGATATCCATGCGTTCGTCGATGTGGTGCCGCTGCTGGCGTCGGCAGGTTTCCGGGTAATCGCGCCGCATCTGCGCGGCTATGGCACGACGCGCTTCCTTGCGGCGGATACGCCGCGCAACGGCCAGCAGGGTGCGCTCGCCACCGACGTGATTGCCCTGATGGACGCGCTGAAGATCGACAAGGCGCTCGTGGCGGGCTTCGACTGGGGCGCGCGGACCGCCGACATCGTTGCGGCGATCTGGCCTGAGCGCGTCAAGGCGCTGGTTTCGGTCAGCGGTTACCTGATCGGCAGCCAGGAGGCCAACAGCACGCCGCTGCCGCCGTCGGCCGAGTTGCAATGGTGGTACCAGTATTATTTTGCCACCGAGCGGGGCCGGCTCGGCTACGAGAAGTACCGACGCGAGTTCTCCAAACTGATCTGGCAGCTTGCCTCGCCGAAGTGGACGTTCGACGACGCCACGTTCGAGCGCAGCGCGGCGTCCTTCGACAACCCCGACCACGTCGCCATCGTGATCCACAATTATCGCTGGCGGCTCGGTCTTGCCCCCGGCGAGGCCAGGTTCGACGAGCTGGAAAAACGCCTCGCTGAATTTCCCGTCATCACGGTCCCGACCATCACCCTGGAGGGCGACGCCAACGGCGCGCCGCATCCGGACCCCAAGGCCTACGCCAAGAAGTTTTCCGGCAAATACGCCCACCGCCTGGTCACCGGGGGCATCGGACATAACCTGCCGCAGGAAGCACCGCGGGCATTTGCCGATGCCATTATCGAAGTGGCGCGCGGCTGACGGCAAAGCGCCGCCTGAGGCAGGCCGCTGTGCGGCCTGCCGGCTGGCCTTCTTCGGGCGTTCCAAAGGCGGAACCGTGAAGGAAATCGGATCACTTTTCGGCGAGACGTGAACCTTGCCTTAGTCATTCCGAACACATGTACGGGCGGAAAACCGCGCCCTTAACGGGGAAAAAGCCCCGTATGCGAGGAACCAAAACGATTTGTTGCCCTGAGGTCACGCCGACGCGCCATCCGGTCGCGGGCAATTGCCGCAAAGCAACCTAAATGAGGTCACGTTGTTTGGATTGGTATCCGCAACGTCTGTAACGGGGATTAGTAGATGAAGAAGATTCTGCTCGGCACTGCCGCGCTGGTCGCCTTGGCTGCGCCGGCTTTCGCGGCCGATATGCCGCCGCGGCCTTACACCAAGGCGCCTGCCTACACGGCGCCTCAGGTCGTCTACAACTGGACCGGTTTTTATGTCGGCGGCCATGTCGGCGGCGCGTTTGCAGGTAACAACTCCTTGCAAGGCAGCGACGCCCGCTTCCTGGGCGGCGTCCAGGGCGGATTCGACTATCAGTTCGCACCGAACTGGGTGATGGGCGCCGAGGCCCAGTATAGCTGGCTGTCCGGCGGCAATAACAATGGCACGCTGTTTCCGGGCGGCACGCTCGTGACCTCGAATACCGACCAGCTCGGTTCGGTAACGGGCCGGCTCGGCTACACCTGGGGCCCGGCGCTGCTCTATGCCAAGGGCGGTTACGCCTGGCGCGACGGCAACAATCTCGGCGTGACGGTGGCCGGGGTGCCGCAGGGCTTCACGACCAACGGCAACCACAAGGACGGCTACACGGTCGGCGGCGGTCTTGAATACATGTTCGCCCCGAACTGGTCGGCCAAGGCCGAGTACCAGTATTACAATTTCGGCGATACGACCTTCACCACCGGTCCCGCCGATATCGCCGGCCGCAGCTTCCGCAACGACGAGCACACGGCCAAGGTCGGCGTGAACTACCGGTTCGGCTGGGGTGGTCCGGCCGTCGGCAAATATTGATACGCTGCGTATCGACATGAAAAAGGCCGGCGCTGCGCCGGCCTTTTTTGTTTCGGAGGTTTGTTGGATCGACGCGGCCGTGCCGGCAACTTTTTCGGCGCCTGCGAAAAAATTTTGCGCTGCATGCAACTTTTCGTCACGATCCGATATTATGTTTCCGGCCGGCTGGTGGGACCACAAACATGCGTGCTTTTGCGTTAGGGCTGATCATTTCCGCAGCGGCGTTTCCGTGCCTTGCTCAAACCGTCCTGAAATCTGAACCGCTTATCCTTGCTCCCTACGAAGTCGCATTCGTGCAGGACCCCGCGTGCGGGGTCGGCAAGGTGCGCAAGGTGACCGGTGCGATCCGGGGACTGCAGCGGCGCAAGGCCTGTGTCACTCTGGCTTCGGAGCAGGCGTCGCTGGTCTCGGCGACGCCCTAGAAACGATTTACCGCCTCGGATGTCGTCCCGGCAACGGGACCCATACGCCGAGAGGCGTGCTTTGTGCGCCGGCCTGCCGACGTCACTCCTTATTATGATGCCAATTGCAATTCCGTCAGTGCTTCGCGCTCGGCGTCGGCCTTGTTGCGGGCGGGGTCTTCATGCGGCTCGAGCTGGCATGGCTTGATCTCGTAATCGTGGTCCAGCACCGGATGGGGGCCAGTACTGTCTTCGCCGGAAACGACATCGACCACGAGGCCGCTCTTCTGGGCGATCTTCCAGACGTCGGCGGCGGTGGGATAGGCCTTGCTCAGCTTGGCATCGTTCGAGAACAGCGCGTAGGGCATTGCTAGCTCCGGTAAAAACGGTCAACGCGGAAGCGGGGTCCGGGTTTCCGCCATTCCAACGGCTGTTTCGGGAGCAAATTGGCTCGTTTCGGCCCATTTTCGTGGAGTCTCTGAGTCTTTAACGAGCCGTAAACGGCCGAAAAAAGAATCCCCGAGACTCGTCAGCCAGAATCGCCGGATGTTCCCGGCCATGAGAACGAGCCTTCATACCTCCGGCCAGTACGTTCACCTCAAGGTGACTGCATGCCTGCTGGTCGCCTGCGTGGCGAACGTGGCGCTGGTATGCGCCTGGCTCTAGCCCCGGTCGATTCTTTGGCCAATTGACGGCTGCCCCATTACGCTGGACTTGTAACGCCGAGAGCCGGCTAGCGGCCAGGGCAGGGGTAGGAAATGATCGAAACGCTGAAGCAGCGGGTCAACAACGATCCAGGCCTGGTCCGGCGCGGCCGCTACCTGACCACCAATTTCCTTCTCGAAGTCGGCGCAACACCCTGGATGATCTCAATCTTCGAGGGCCGTATCGTTTCGGTGACGCAAGGGCCCTTCGTGATGCCGTCGTCCTCCTTTGCGCTGCGGGCGTCGGAAGAGGAATGGGGGAAGTTCTGGAGCAGGCGCCCGCCGCCGGGCTCCAACGACCTGATGGCGCTGATCAAGCGGCGCACGCTGAAGGCCGAGGGCAATCTGCAGGTCTTCATGTCCCATCTGTGCTACTTCAAGGAAGCCCTTGCCAAGCTGCGCGAAGGAGCTGCCGCATGAGCGCGAGATTCGAGCCGGTTACCGGCCGCTACATGCACCTTGATCTGTTCGGCCGGCCGCACCGGATCTACGTCGAGGAAGCCGGCGAGGGGACGCCGCTATTGTGCCTCCACACCGCGGGCAGCGACGGGCGGCAATATCGCGGCCTGATGAACGACCCGCGTGTCACAAAGGATCATCGTGTGATCGCCTTCGACATGCCCTGGCACGGCAAATCCTCGCCGCCGGCCGGCTGGCATGATGAGGAGTATCAACTCACCTCGGCGCACTACACGACCATGGTGCTGGAGATTTCGGCAGCCCTTGGCCTCGACAAACCGATCCTGATCGGCTGTTCGATCGGCGGCCGCATCGCGCTGCATCTGGCGCTCGAACACCCGGAGCGATTTCGCGCCATCATCGGCCTGCAGGCCGGCGCGCATGTCGATCCCTATTATGACCTCAACTTCCTGCATCGGGCGGACGTGCATGGCGGCGAAGTCTGTGGCGCCATCGTCTCCGGCCTTGTCGGCCCGGATGCGCCGGACAAGGAACGTTGGGAGACGCTGTGGCATTACATGCAGGGCGGTCCCGGCGTGTTCAAAGGCGATCTTTATTTCTACAAGCTGGACGGGGATATCCGCGACCGGGTCGCGCAGATCGATACGAGGCATTGCCCGCTCTATCTCCTGTCCGGCGAGTACGACTATTCCTGCACGCCGGAGGAAACGATGGATGTGGCAAGCAGCATTCCCGGCTGCCACGTCACCATCATGAAGGGGCTCGGCCACTTTCCGATGAGCGAAGACCCGCAGACGTTTCTGGCGTATCTGCTGCCGGTGCTGGAGAAGATTGGGAGGAATTAGCTTTGCGCGAAGCGAATGCTATTTACCCGGCCGCGTCGGTGGATGGCCTTCCCGGAGCGCCTCGTGGACTTTGGCCATGGTCGCGGTGCAATAGGCCTCGCGCTCGCGGTTGAAACGCTCCTGATGGGCACGGAAATTGGCAACCCGCGCCTTGATCTCGGATTGGAAATCGTCGCGCAGGTCGACACGTGGGAGCGGGGTTGGCCGCGATAGCTCCCGCGGCATTTCCGTTGATGCCGGGACAGGAGCAGGAGCGGTGGAAGTCGGCATCTTTTGCGCGAGCAGGGCGGCGATCTCGGCAAGCGGCGCGGGCTCGGCGGTCGATTCGGATGTCTCGATTGTCACGACTGCAGCCGAGGCCGTCATCGTTTTCACGGCTTCCGGCGGCTTACCGGTTACCGATTGAACGAACGCCATCGTCTGCGCGATCAGGAGATCGCGTTCTCTCATCCATTTCATGGAAAAGCCCTCGGCCTAAATCCACTCCATCAAACGGCTTTTGTGGAATCAAGCCGTCGCGGAAGGAGCGGTGGATAAGTGCCGCGGTTTTGCGCGCAAGGTGACAAAACGGTGACAGTCATGACCAGCAGCGTGCACTGGACGGCGGCTGTCAACGCTCGCGCGGATTCGGGTTCAGGACAAAGGGCGCGCCGATCACACGCACGGGCGGCTGGTCCGCGACATATATGATCCGCTTGTCCGCACCCTCGGTGCGCACGCTCGACCGGTCGGCGAGCCGGACCTGTTTGGTATCGTCAAATCCCAACAGGCTGGCGCCGCCTGCAACGGTCACGCTGATGAAGGTGACCACGGCGAGCAGAACCATATTGCAGTTTTCTTCGCGAATTCGCATGCGAGGAAAACGGGCCAGGGAAGGGATGGTTCCAGCCGGCAAAGCCGCGTCCGTCGGGTCACGCGTGGACGGCCATCAGGACAAAACAGGCAAGACTTTTCAAGCGAGCGTCACCGGTGAGGCGACATCACGTCATGCATGTGATGATGAAGGACATATGACGGTCTGCCATTCAGACCACGCCCGGTTGTATCGAAGGGGAGAGTGAGGGCAGCCGCGCGCGACAACAGAGTTGTACCAGGGCATACTGCTCACATCGCATGGCAGGAATGTCGTGCAGGACACGACAAGTTGTGCGCGCCAAGATTGAATCTGTCGTAGACAGCTGCCGCAATCAATTAAGCTGCGCCGGTAAATGAAAATTCCCCTTGATCCGAAGAGCCAGATTCAATGGCCGGTCGGTGAAGAGTTCTCGCCCGAATTTCAGAGGCTGCTCGGCGCGGCCCAGGAAGGCGGCTCGATGGTCGCCGAATGCCTCCTTGTCGCCGGCCGATTAGACCCGGCCGACTACGCCGATTCCTGGCATCGGGAATGGACAGGGATCGCCGATCGTAGTCGCGAGCGCGCCGATGCAGCCTTCGCGCGCGGCCACGTGCCAACGGCCCAGGGCAACTGGCTTCGCGCCATCAACTATTATCAGGCGTCGATGTTCGCGTTGGACGACGGCGAGAAGCGGAAGGCGGCGCTCGAAGCGATGCGCGCCTGTGCTCGCCGGCATATCGCGCATTTGGCGCCGGCGGGCGAAGTGGTGGAGATTCCCTGGCAGGAACGGCGCGCCCTGGAGGGTTACTTCCTTCCCGCCAGCAGCTCCGGTCGGACCCCTGTGATCGTGTGCATGGGCGATCCCGGACATTACAAGGAAGAATATCTCTTCAAGGTGGCGCGTCACGCCCGCGAGCGCGGCCTGTCCTTGCTGGCCGTGGATCTCCTCGGCTCTGCGACGGACAGCGAATTCGGCGAGATGATCGGTCGTCCCGGTTTGGAAACGTCGGTCAGTTCGGTGGTGGACTACCTGACGACGCGGGATGATGTCGACGAGCGGCGGATCGCCGTGCTCGGCGATGGCGCTGGATCGTCCTTCGTGGCGCGGGGCGTCGCACTCGAGAGCCGCTTTGCCGCGGTGGTCTGCGACGGCGGGATCTGGGACATGCACGAGCACGCCTTCCTGATGAATCGTCTCTCGCCAGCCGGGACGGAAGGCGGGGGATTCGAACGGAGGTGGCCCGTGCGCCGCTTCCATTGCCCGGTTCTGGTCACCATGGGCGGGCAGGGCTGGCTGGAAAGCGGCATGGTCGCCGATCTGTTCGAGCGGCTGAGGGCTCGTCACCCCGGAATTTCGTTGAAGATTTTCGAAAGCTCGGAAACGGCCGCAGCCCAGGGCCATTGCGACAACCCAACGCTGGCCAATGAATTCATCTTCGACTGGCTCGCCGATCGCCTCGAAGCGGTGCCAGCCTGACGTGCCAGACGAATCAGAGGCCCATCTCGACCTTCAGGCAGGCCTTCTCAAGCCGGCTCTTGAGCGAGGCGAGCTTGTTGGTGAACTCGCTGAGCTCGCGTTCGCTAAATTCGCCGAAAATGAAATTGTTCAGCTCCTCCTGCTGAGAAGCCAGACCGGCGATGTACTTATATGTCTTGTCCGTCAGAGACATCTGCACGACACGGGCATCGTCGTCCGAGGTCTTCCGCCGCATGAAGCCCTTCTTCTCCAGCATTTTCGACTGGGTGGTCACGAATGACGGGTCGACATGAAGCATCTTTGACACGGCCTTCACGGAGACACCTTCGCCCTGGTCCAGATCAGCCAGGGCCATCAGAATCATCCATTGCGGCCCGCTGACGCCGAGCGTCTTCGCCCAGAAGTAGCGAATCTCCTGAAGGTGCACGTTGATGGCGGCGATCTCCCAGGCGAACTGCCGGGCAATATCGTGATTCTTTCCGCCGGCCTCATGCGGCCCTCCGCGCTTGGCGCGGCTCGGCGAGTCCATTCCCTTGCGGGGTTCCTGTCCCATGTCGCCTTCTTGTTCAGGCCTGCCCGAAGCAGCTTAGCTGATTTAATAACAAATCCATCCTGTTGGGGAGAGTTCGCGCGCGTTTTCGAAAGAAATTGCGCCTGGGGCTGTGTGGCGCCGGCGACACAGTCGGTCCGCGTCGATATAGCTGAGTTCATAAAGTATTTTGATTAAGTAAATTGCGCATGCATAGTTCTGAGGACGGTCAGGGGGGTCCTCGACCGTCCCGTTTTGGTGGTTCGCTCAAGTCCCTCGCGTTCCTGCGGGTGTGTCCGAAGACGCGAAACGACTGGGCGGTTTTCGAAAGGCGAGGGTGGATCTTCCTCTGGGGGAACAGCCACGGCTCCGCCCTCGCCTTGTTAGAGCAACTTGGAGGTTTAACATGAACTTGATCAAGAGCCTTGTTCTCGGCTCAGCGGCGGGCCTCGTCGCGCTGAGCGGAGCGCAGGCTGCCGATCTTCCCGTCAAGGCCAAGGCGGTGGAATACGTCAGGGTCTGCTCCCTGTACGGCGCGGGCTTCTTCTACATCCCGGGCACCGATACCTGCATCAAGCTGGGCGGTTATCTGCGCGTCGACACCACGTTCAACGGCGGCGTCTACGGCAGCCCGGCATGGAACGGCGATATCGGCCAGGGCAACCGCTACCGCGACTACTTCTCGGCCCGTTCGCGTCTTGCGCTGACGGTCGATACCCGTACAGCCACTGAATACGGCGTTGTCCGCACCTTCGGTCAGGCCAACATCCAGTTCACCACGCTCGGCAACAACACCTTCAATCCGAACTCGCTGGCGACCAACCTCGGCAACAATGCCAACCTGCTCGACTCCGCGGGCTCCGGCTACGTCGCCGTCGACCAGATCTTCCTGCAGTTCGCTGGCTTCACCTTCGGTAAGTCGGTTTCGGCCTTTGCCACGCCGTGGAACGGCTATCCGGGCAACAACAACTCGAACCTGATGGGCGGTCACGACAGCGTCACGGGTGTGAACAACATCCAGTACACCGCCCAGTTCGGCAACGGCGTGTCGGGCACCATCGGTCTGGATGAGCCGACCGTGTACAACCGCACCTCGCTGCTGAACCTCAGCGTGCCCGGTGGTTTTGCTACGGCTGGCGCTCAGTCCTACGGTGGCGTGCATGCTCCCGACATCGTCGGCAACATCCGCGTCGATCAGGCCTGGGGTCTGTTCCAGGTGTCGGGTATGGCGCACCTCGTGAACGCTTCCTACAACGTCCTCGGCGCCGGCGGCGTTCCGACGGCTCTGTCGGAAATCAACGGCCACCCCGAAGACAAGTGGGGCGGTGCTGTGATGGCCGCGTTGCAGATCAAGAACCTGCCGACCGGCGCGGGCGACGACATCAAGATCGACGCCACCTACGCCAAGGGCGCCACCAAGCAGGTGGTCTCCACGAGCGGCGCTTCGCCGAGCTTCGTGATGTTCGGTGATACCGGCCGCGCTGGTGCTTACCAGAGCGTCGGCTTCGGCCAGACAGCTGACGGTGTATTCCTGCCTGGTGCCACCGATGGCATCAAGCTGGTCGATGCCTGGGGTATCCGTGGTGCGTTCAACCACAACTGGGATCCCTACTGGTCGACCAGCCTCTGGGGCAGCTACGGTCAGGTGCGTTACGGCGGCAGCGCTCTGGATATCACCTCGGCAAGGGGTGCCTGGTGCGCCAACTACGTCGCTGGCAAGGCCGTGTCTGCAGATTTCTCGTGCAACCCGGACTTCAACTTTGCCCAGGTCGGTCTGACCACCCGCTGGACTCCCGTCAAGAACCTGACGTTCTCGGCCGAAGTCGGTGCGTTCTTCCTCGACCAGAAGATGAACGGTGCGGCCACCCTGGCGGCCACGGCTCCCAAGCCGTCCACCGTTTACGAGTTCAAGGACCAGAGCACTGTGTTCCTGAACGTTCGCGCCCAGCGCAACTTCTGATCCGATCGTCAGATCGCGCTACGACAACGACCCCAGCGGGAAGCCGCTGGGGTTATTTTTTTGATGCGCGGCCTTGGCGCGCAGCTTTGCGGAAATAGATCGTGCATGGCGCCGTCATGCGATCACGGATGACAAACGATCACGGATGACAAACGCTTGAAGCGTTCAAAAAATCAAAAAATATGATTTACTCATGTAATTGCATAATCTAATGTGCTTTCAGGGTAGCCAATGAAATTCCTTGGCCGCCTTCTGATAAACCTCCGAAACCTCCGGCAATGCCCTGCCGGAGGTTTT includes:
- a CDS encoding porin, with the translated sequence MNLIKSLVLGSAAGLVALSGAQAADLPVKAKAVEYVRVCSLYGAGFFYIPGTDTCIKLGGYLRVDTTFNGGVYGSPAWNGDIGQGNRYRDYFSARSRLALTVDTRTATEYGVVRTFGQANIQFTTLGNNTFNPNSLATNLGNNANLLDSAGSGYVAVDQIFLQFAGFTFGKSVSAFATPWNGYPGNNNSNLMGGHDSVTGVNNIQYTAQFGNGVSGTIGLDEPTVYNRTSLLNLSVPGGFATAGAQSYGGVHAPDIVGNIRVDQAWGLFQVSGMAHLVNASYNVLGAGGVPTALSEINGHPEDKWGGAVMAALQIKNLPTGAGDDIKIDATYAKGATKQVVSTSGASPSFVMFGDTGRAGAYQSVGFGQTADGVFLPGATDGIKLVDAWGIRGAFNHNWDPYWSTSLWGSYGQVRYGGSALDITSARGAWCANYVAGKAVSADFSCNPDFNFAQVGLTTRWTPVKNLTFSAEVGAFFLDQKMNGAATLAATAPKPSTVYEFKDQSTVFLNVRAQRNF